From Oncorhynchus masou masou isolate Uvic2021 chromosome 7, UVic_Omas_1.1, whole genome shotgun sequence, one genomic window encodes:
- the cpo gene encoding carboxypeptidase O, which produces MMMLGLGSVGLVLLSLSVQSGHGAQDSAVWSREETTERNYYTRYHNMSEITAWMEQMKRENPDVVSSMVYGQTYERRNITLLKIGLSSTVRKKAIWMDCGIHAREWIAPAFCQYFVREILRTYKTDTKVNEMMKNLDFYITPVLNVDGYIYSWHNESTRLWRKSRSPGTGGCTCYGTDLNRNFYANWGMVGVSTDCCSETYCGTKALSESEAWAVTDMLGKMREDILAFLTIHSYGQLILVPYGHPNISAPNYDELMEVGLGAAKAIKAVHGMDYTVGTSPDVLYANSGSSRDFSRLIGIPLSFTFELRDKGEHGFELPEDQIQPTCEEAYAGAQHIITYTHDKAFYSYAATIRATLWTTLLAAWVSSAILL; this is translated from the exons ATGATGATGCTGGGTCTGGGCTCTGTTGGATTGGTTCTGTTATCTCTGTCTGTCCAGAGTGGACATGGAGCCCAGGACAG TGCTGTCTGGAGTAGAGAGGAGACCACTGAGAGGAATTACTACACCAGGTACCACAATATGTCAGAG ATTACAGCATGGATGGAGCAGATGAAGAGGGAGAACCCAGATGTTGTGTCCTCCATGGTCTACGGTCAAACCTATGAGAGGAGGAACATCACCTTACTGAAG ATTGGTCTGAGTTCTACTGTGAGGAAGAAGGCTATCTGGATGGACTGTGGGATCCACGCCAGAGAATGGATCGCTCCTGCTTTCTGCCAGTACTTcgtcagagag ATCCTGAGAACGTACAAAACCGACACCAAGGTGAATGAGATGATGAAAAATCTGGAtttctacatcacaccagtcctAAACGTTGATGGCTACATCTACTCTTGGCATAATGAAAGC ACTCGACTGTGGAGGAAGTCcagatctccaggaacaggaggCTGTACCTGCTATGGAACAGACCTCAATCGTAACTTCTACGCTAACTGGGGCA TGGTTGGTGTCTCGACAGACTGCTGCTCTGAGACCTACTGCGGCACCAAGGCTCTCTCTGAGTCTGAGGCCTGGGCCGTCACAGACATGTTGGGGAAGATGAGAGAAGACATTCTGGCTTTCCTCACCATCCACTCCTATGGCCAGCTAATCCTGGTGCCCTACGGACAtcccaacatctcagcacccaaCTACGATGAGCTG ATGGAGGTGGGTCTGGGAGCAGCCAAGGCTATAAAGGCTGTCCATGGGATGGACTACACTGTAGGCACCTCACCTGATGTGTTGT ATGCCAACTCAGGATCGTCTCGTGACTTCTCCAGGCTGATCGGCATCCCGTTGTCTTTCACCTTTGAGCTGAGGGACAAGGGCGAACACGGCTTCGAGCTCCCAGAGGACCAGATCCAGCCCACCTGTGAGGAGGCCTACGCAGGAGCACAACACATCATCACCTACACACACGACAAGGCCTTCTACAGCTATGCTGCCACCATCAGGGCAACACTGTGGACCACACTGCTGGCAGCCTGGGTCTCTAGCGCCATCTTGCTGTAG